The following coding sequences lie in one Nitrospinota bacterium genomic window:
- a CDS encoding CDGSH iron-sulfur domain-containing protein: protein MSDAPKPKIAGKNPKVLEMEEGTYIWCGCGLSKDQPFCDNTHKGTEYEGTDVAAFRVDIEEADSYPWCMCKHTKKKPWCDGTHTKL from the coding sequence ATGTCCGATGCGCCTAAACCCAAAATCGCCGGAAAAAACCCTAAGGTACTCGAGATGGAGGAGGGAACCTACATATGGTGCGGTTGCGGACTCTCGAAGGACCAGCCGTTCTGCGATAACACGCACAAAGGGACCGAGTATGAAGGAACCGATGTCGCCGCGTTCCGTGTCGATATAGAGGAGGCCGACTCCTATCCGTGGTGCATGTGCAAACATACCAAGAAAAAACCGTGGTGCGACGGTACCCATACAAAGCTCTAA
- a CDS encoding radical SAM protein, whose translation MNYSKLYDMALAAYTKLPYHFGMGRAFRPLSLFIEVTYRCNFRCNMCQFLNIMDDPRLNEKKGEELTLDEMRSAIDQVSRLGMIVFTGGEPLLRRDIMEAVRYASEKRKSYLVTNGVLLTEDISREFVSLGCRTLLHPGMASVGISLEGPEAVHDNIVNAKGSYQKIIGNVKKLVELKRRTGKSYPVIALKCVMTRHNANHLDELYRLAEEVGVDIFNPIAHYDIPNTNRLEMDSTPDLTKEPKPENGIDIGLLEKEIDAMVRRSAGSKVQLRLTPPALPPEDIVAIYRGDLDMSNKHCHTPWGTALLSAYGEVTPCSNYPAGNIRKEPFMKIWNGERMRLFRDKLKKNRIFPGCAACCSILPE comes from the coding sequence ATGAATTATTCGAAGCTGTACGACATGGCGCTCGCGGCATACACGAAACTTCCATACCATTTCGGCATGGGAAGGGCCTTCAGGCCGTTGAGCCTGTTCATTGAAGTGACATACCGCTGCAATTTCAGGTGCAACATGTGCCAGTTCCTCAACATCATGGACGATCCACGACTGAACGAGAAGAAGGGGGAGGAGCTTACCCTCGACGAGATGAGATCGGCCATCGACCAGGTGAGCAGGCTGGGGATGATAGTTTTTACCGGAGGGGAGCCGCTTCTGCGAAGGGATATCATGGAGGCGGTGCGATACGCATCTGAAAAACGGAAGAGCTACCTTGTCACCAACGGTGTCCTGCTTACCGAGGATATCTCCCGTGAATTCGTTTCGCTTGGATGCCGCACCCTGCTCCATCCCGGCATGGCTTCGGTGGGGATATCGCTCGAAGGGCCGGAAGCGGTACACGACAATATCGTGAACGCCAAGGGTTCGTATCAGAAAATAATCGGGAACGTGAAAAAGCTGGTCGAGCTGAAGAGGAGAACGGGGAAGTCGTATCCTGTCATTGCGCTTAAATGCGTAATGACAAGGCATAACGCGAATCATCTAGACGAGCTGTACCGGCTGGCGGAAGAGGTAGGGGTCGATATATTCAATCCGATAGCCCATTACGACATTCCGAACACCAACCGGCTCGAAATGGATAGCACCCCCGATCTCACAAAGGAGCCGAAGCCGGAAAACGGTATCGATATCGGCCTTCTTGAAAAGGAGATAGACGCGATGGTTCGGCGTTCCGCCGGTTCAAAGGTTCAGTTGCGCCTCACCCCTCCCGCACTCCCTCCGGAGGATATTGTCGCCATATATAGAGGGGATCTCGATATGTCGAACAAGCACTGTCATACCCCATGGGGTACGGCGCTCCTCTCCGCTTACGGCGAAGTTACGCCATGCTCCAATTATCCGGCGGGGAATATCAGGAAAGAGCCGTTCATGAAGATATGGAACGGGGAGAGGATGAGGCTGTTCCGGGATAAGCTCAAGAAAAACCGCATTTTCCCCGGATGCGCCGCCTGCTGTTCCATCTTGCCAGAATAA
- a CDS encoding SBBP repeat-containing protein — MNVFGRFSVLIAGSLFLITCAADPEDNVDPNTLAPNASTPTWSQLLGGARDDYGNAMAIDSSGNSYITGVSHGDMDENSNSGDTTDSNSSSDMFIAKYGSTGVKAWSKLIGTPSNDMGYGIAIDSSNNIYVTGGTNGSLSGTNAGNEDCFIAKYDSEGNEKWIKQFGSSGFERANDIAVDSAGNIYVTGYSDGNIFTNTNLGKADVLVGKFDSEGQVVWVKTFGTIELDKANGVAVDEEFNVYVTGYTEGGFGGTNLGKKDIFIFKLDPNGVVLWPKLIGGAESDSGNAIAVDNTGNIYITGFLGGDFFIGKYDTESLEVWPAVTFGGFSMDSGNDIVLDESGNIYATGTTENITFDGLISSGGPEIFVIKYDNSGVKQWSKLFGSSDVNHGNSIATRYMDGNQRVYVAGDTVGDYGSNPSNGRHDALIMKIQ; from the coding sequence ATGAATGTATTTGGCAGGTTTTCAGTTCTTATCGCGGGGTCTCTTTTTCTGATTACGTGTGCCGCGGATCCTGAAGACAACGTTGATCCGAATACGCTTGCACCCAACGCGTCAACTCCGACATGGTCACAGCTCCTCGGCGGAGCCAGGGACGATTACGGCAATGCGATGGCGATAGATTCAAGCGGAAACTCCTATATCACCGGCGTTTCTCATGGGGATATGGATGAAAATTCCAATTCCGGTGATACAACCGATTCCAACAGTAGTTCCGACATGTTCATAGCCAAGTATGGTTCTACGGGGGTAAAAGCATGGTCGAAACTTATTGGCACACCGTCCAACGACATGGGGTATGGAATTGCGATAGATTCCAGCAACAATATTTATGTGACTGGCGGAACAAACGGTAGCCTTTCAGGTACCAACGCGGGAAACGAGGATTGTTTCATAGCAAAGTACGATTCGGAAGGGAACGAAAAGTGGATAAAGCAGTTCGGTTCCAGCGGCTTTGAAAGAGCAAACGACATAGCGGTCGATTCGGCAGGCAATATCTATGTCACCGGATACAGCGACGGGAATATTTTTACAAACACCAATCTTGGAAAAGCGGATGTCCTCGTCGGAAAGTTCGATTCCGAAGGGCAGGTTGTATGGGTAAAGACATTCGGGACCATTGAGCTGGATAAAGCCAACGGTGTTGCGGTTGACGAGGAGTTCAACGTTTATGTCACCGGCTACACCGAGGGAGGCTTTGGCGGTACAAACCTTGGCAAGAAGGATATTTTTATTTTCAAGCTTGATCCAAATGGGGTTGTGCTCTGGCCCAAACTTATAGGTGGTGCCGAGTCCGATTCTGGCAATGCGATTGCAGTAGACAATACAGGCAATATATACATTACCGGTTTTCTCGGAGGGGATTTCTTCATAGGGAAGTACGATACTGAAAGCCTTGAGGTATGGCCCGCCGTTACTTTCGGCGGCTTTTCGATGGATAGCGGAAACGACATAGTGCTCGACGAGAGCGGCAATATCTACGCAACCGGTACGACCGAGAATATCACTTTCGACGGTCTTATCAGTTCCGGCGGGCCCGAAATATTCGTCATCAAGTACGATAACAGCGGAGTGAAACAGTGGTCGAAGCTATTCGGTAGTTCCGATGTGAACCACGGCAACAGCATTGCAACGAGATATATGGACGGAAATCAGAGGGTCTATGTCGCCGGTGATACCGTCGGTGATTATGGAAGTAATCCGTCAAACGGAAGGCACGACGCGCTGATAATGAAAATCCAGTAG
- a CDS encoding ABC transporter ATP-binding protein, with product MIEVENLSKSYDGFKAVDSISFGVKKGEILGFLGPNGAGKTTTMRMLTCFMPPTSGRAVIAGYDVSENPMQVKSRIGYVPESAPLYRDMRVDEFLDFAASVKDLHGGEKGSAISEAMGKTGISEVSGKMIGKLSKGFRQRVCLAQALIGNPEVLILDEPTAGLDPLQIVEIRNLIKELSGERTVILSTHILPEVSILCDRVMIISKGKIVAEDTPRNLTSGTLGKSVIEIAIEGEREGMDGFLSSIDGVKGLTPLDSAKGGECRFSIEAGGERDIRRSLSSAIVNKGYGLLEMKLQSVSLEDVFMDLVTDEEKKGEEDE from the coding sequence ATGATTGAAGTAGAAAACCTTTCGAAAAGTTACGATGGTTTCAAGGCGGTAGATTCCATCTCCTTTGGCGTAAAGAAGGGGGAGATACTCGGATTTCTCGGCCCGAACGGCGCGGGGAAAACCACCACCATGAGAATGCTCACCTGTTTCATGCCCCCCACTTCCGGGCGGGCGGTTATTGCAGGATACGACGTATCGGAAAATCCGATGCAGGTGAAGAGCCGTATCGGCTATGTGCCGGAGTCTGCGCCTCTATACAGGGATATGAGGGTCGATGAATTTCTCGATTTCGCGGCAAGCGTAAAGGATCTTCACGGAGGCGAAAAGGGATCCGCGATAAGCGAGGCGATGGGAAAGACCGGCATTTCCGAAGTGAGCGGAAAGATGATAGGCAAACTTTCGAAAGGCTTCCGCCAGCGTGTCTGTTTGGCCCAGGCGCTTATCGGAAATCCAGAAGTGCTCATCCTCGACGAACCTACGGCAGGGCTGGATCCCCTTCAGATAGTCGAGATAAGAAATCTTATAAAGGAACTCTCCGGCGAACGGACCGTTATCCTCAGCACGCACATCCTCCCGGAAGTATCGATACTTTGCGACCGGGTAATGATAATCAGCAAGGGGAAGATAGTTGCCGAAGACACACCGCGGAACCTGACGAGCGGCACGCTCGGAAAATCGGTCATCGAGATCGCCATTGAAGGGGAGCGCGAGGGGATGGACGGCTTCCTCTCTTCGATAGATGGCGTAAAGGGGCTTACCCCTCTTGATTCCGCAAAAGGGGGGGAGTGCCGCTTTTCGATCGAGGCTGGCGGCGAGAGGGATATACGGAGATCGCTCTCTTCCGCTATAGTGAATAAAGGTTATGGACTTCTGGAGATGAAACTGCAGTCGGTTTCTCTTGAGGACGTCTTCATGGATCTCGTTACGGACGAGGAGAAAAAGGGGGAAGAAGATGAATAA